One genomic segment of Desulforamulus reducens MI-1 includes these proteins:
- a CDS encoding UPF0182 family protein, which yields MRGKSRFSLGLVILAGALLFSLIGWGAGLYIEWLWFKTLNYQQVFLTRLTSEIGLRVLVGIIMFLLLLINLMLTRKSVLKAVESAKAFRPFQRDDDNVITINPNPQIDWREQITPGRLTLAFTLLSMALGFLYSSSVAGDWVTILQYFNQSSFNITDPIFNKNLGFYFFSLPFWHIVYRILASAIFLNIVLVALVYLVTDTARGGLAKIFRFPSARYHLSVLAALFFVIKSWGYRLDQYDLLYSSTGVVHGAGYTDIHATLLAYKALMILSLVTAIIIIANIFLNRFRLTAYAIGGLLVTSILLGSVYPAIIQKFVVLPNEFNREIPYIANNIKFSQQAYNLDKIEQKDFPAGRTLQAKDIQENKNTIDNIRLWDWQPLRQTYSQLQEMRLYYEFKNIDIDRYAIDEEYRQIMIAVREMNQDQLPQQAKTWINQRLKYTHGYGIAMSPVNEVSGEGLPHFFLKDIPPVASTNIKINRPEIYYGESDDGYVIVNTKTDEFDYPKGDGNSYSKYEGDSGVKVNSFFRKLLFAFTFADYKLLFTGDITNESQVLFYRNIKERIPKIAPFLSYDADPYPVINNQGEIYWMWDAYTISNMYPYSEPFDDRGNNYIRNSVKVTMNAYNGSVNFYISDAEDPIIKTYAKIFPGMFRPLSEMPEDLKKHIRYPEDMFLVQSRMYSLYHMTDPQVFYNREDKWTLPTEKVGEEEKAMDPYYTITVLPGEKNPEYLLIMPFNPQNKKNMIAWLGARSDGENYGKMVVYEFPKQELVYGPMQIEARIDQDTTISQQLSLWDQRGSSVIRGNLLVIPVEDSLLYVEPLYLQSEQSKMPELRRVIVASGDKIVMEPTLELALQKIYGEGAVLKDRPQQGVPPATDQPAGQQPAPEKTVKELAAEANRLYDDAQAKLKAGDWAGYGQSLNQLKDILTKLQNQSFSQ from the coding sequence GTGAGAGGGAAGTCTCGGTTTTCCCTCGGCCTAGTCATTTTAGCAGGAGCTTTATTGTTTTCCCTGATAGGCTGGGGTGCTGGACTCTATATCGAGTGGTTGTGGTTTAAGACCCTTAATTATCAACAGGTTTTTTTAACAAGGCTCACATCGGAAATAGGACTGAGGGTTCTGGTAGGAATTATTATGTTCCTACTCTTGCTGATCAACTTGATGTTGACTCGCAAATCAGTCTTGAAAGCAGTTGAATCTGCCAAGGCATTTCGACCTTTTCAACGGGATGACGACAATGTAATTACAATTAATCCAAACCCTCAAATAGACTGGAGAGAACAAATAACACCAGGCCGATTAACCTTGGCTTTTACCTTGCTTAGTATGGCTCTGGGTTTCTTATATAGTTCATCTGTTGCCGGTGATTGGGTAACTATCCTACAGTATTTTAATCAATCTTCTTTTAACATAACTGACCCAATTTTTAATAAAAATTTAGGTTTCTATTTCTTTAGTTTACCGTTTTGGCATATTGTCTATCGAATATTGGCCTCTGCAATATTCCTCAACATTGTTTTAGTGGCATTGGTTTATCTTGTAACCGATACAGCCCGTGGAGGACTGGCAAAAATATTCCGTTTCCCCTCGGCCAGATACCATCTTTCTGTTTTGGCAGCTTTATTTTTTGTCATAAAATCCTGGGGTTATCGTTTAGATCAATATGATCTGCTCTATTCGTCCACGGGTGTTGTACACGGGGCCGGTTATACAGATATTCACGCCACCTTGTTAGCTTATAAAGCTTTGATGATTCTCAGTTTGGTCACCGCAATCATCATTATTGCTAACATTTTCTTGAATCGTTTTCGTTTAACAGCCTATGCCATCGGTGGCTTACTGGTAACTTCCATCCTTCTCGGTTCAGTCTACCCGGCAATAATTCAAAAATTTGTGGTATTACCTAACGAATTTAACCGTGAGATACCCTATATTGCCAATAATATCAAATTTTCCCAGCAGGCCTATAATCTTGACAAAATAGAACAAAAGGACTTTCCTGCAGGGAGAACCCTGCAAGCCAAGGACATTCAGGAAAATAAAAATACAATCGATAATATTAGGCTATGGGATTGGCAACCACTTCGTCAAACCTATAGTCAACTTCAAGAAATGCGTCTTTATTATGAATTCAAGAATATTGATATAGACCGTTATGCAATAGACGAAGAGTATCGACAGATTATGATAGCTGTCCGAGAGATGAACCAGGACCAGTTGCCGCAACAGGCTAAAACTTGGATCAATCAAAGGTTAAAGTATACCCATGGCTACGGAATTGCCATGAGTCCGGTAAATGAGGTCTCAGGAGAAGGTTTACCACACTTCTTTCTCAAAGATATTCCACCTGTTGCCTCAACCAATATTAAAATTAATAGGCCGGAAATTTACTATGGTGAATCCGATGACGGCTATGTCATCGTAAATACAAAAACTGATGAATTTGACTATCCCAAGGGAGACGGCAATTCTTACAGTAAATATGAAGGTGACAGCGGCGTTAAAGTAAATTCTTTTTTTCGCAAATTACTGTTTGCCTTTACATTTGCTGACTATAAATTGTTATTTACAGGTGATATAACAAATGAGAGTCAAGTCCTCTTTTATCGGAATATCAAAGAAAGAATACCAAAAATCGCACCTTTCTTAAGTTACGATGCGGATCCCTATCCTGTTATCAATAATCAGGGTGAAATTTATTGGATGTGGGATGCCTATACCATTAGTAATATGTACCCCTATTCAGAACCCTTTGACGACAGGGGTAACAACTATATACGAAATTCCGTAAAAGTTACCATGAATGCTTACAACGGGTCAGTTAATTTTTATATCTCGGATGCAGAGGATCCGATCATTAAAACCTATGCCAAGATATTCCCGGGCATGTTCAGACCATTATCCGAAATGCCGGAGGACCTTAAAAAACACATACGCTATCCAGAAGATATGTTCCTTGTTCAGTCCCGGATGTATTCCCTGTATCATATGACAGACCCCCAGGTATTTTATAACAGGGAGGACAAGTGGACATTACCTACGGAGAAAGTAGGAGAAGAAGAAAAGGCCATGGACCCCTATTACACCATCACAGTGTTACCAGGGGAGAAAAATCCAGAATATCTCTTGATCATGCCCTTTAACCCTCAGAACAAGAAAAATATGATTGCATGGCTGGGAGCACGCTCGGACGGAGAAAACTATGGCAAAATGGTTGTCTATGAGTTTCCTAAACAGGAACTGGTATACGGACCCATGCAAATAGAAGCCAGAATTGATCAAGATACAACTATATCCCAACAGCTATCCCTTTGGGATCAACGGGGTTCTTCGGTTATTCGAGGGAATTTGTTGGTTATCCCTGTAGAAGATTCACTGCTATATGTGGAACCTCTGTATCTACAATCCGAGCAAAGTAAAATGCCAGAATTACGTAGGGTCATTGTAGCTTCCGGAGATAAAATTGTTATGGAGCCAACCTTAGAATTGGCTTTACAGAAGATTTACGGTGAAGGTGCTGTCTTGAAAGACCGTCCCCAGCAGGGTGTGCCGCCTGCCACAGATCAACCCGCTGGACAACAACCAGCACCCGAAAAGACTGTAAAGGAACTGGCAGCGGAAGCAAACCGGCTTTATGACGATGCCCAGGCTAAACTTAAGGCAGGGGATTGGGCTGGTTATGGCCAATCCTTAAACCAACTGAAAGACATTTTAACTAAATTGCAGAATCAATCATTTTCTCAATAA
- a CDS encoding type III pantothenate kinase produces the protein MILAVDIGNTNIVFGVLDDKSLYANWRLATDRNRTADEYGVLLTELFCLSNINMKEVKGIIISSVVPPLNPILEFMSEKYFNISPIQVGPGIRSGLHIKMDNPREVGADRIVNAVAAYSLYGGPLIIVDFGTATTFCCVTAKGEYLGGAIAPGIGISTEALYTKASKLPRVELSKPSSIIGKNTITAMQAGIIYGFAGQVEFIVRRMKKEMSTETQVIATGGLAEVMSQETSVIDKVNPILTLQGLKIIYDRNQPHIGTGYHLIADRSR, from the coding sequence TTGATTCTAGCAGTGGACATAGGAAATACCAATATTGTTTTTGGAGTCTTGGATGATAAATCCTTGTATGCCAACTGGCGACTGGCCACTGACCGTAACCGGACAGCCGATGAATATGGCGTTTTGTTAACGGAACTCTTTTGTTTATCTAATATTAATATGAAAGAAGTGAAGGGGATTATCATCTCTTCAGTGGTTCCTCCCCTCAATCCCATACTGGAATTCATGTCTGAAAAATATTTTAATATCTCACCCATACAGGTGGGTCCTGGTATTCGTAGTGGTTTGCATATTAAAATGGACAACCCCCGGGAAGTAGGAGCTGACCGTATTGTTAACGCAGTGGCAGCCTATTCCCTATATGGTGGTCCGTTGATTATTGTGGATTTTGGTACAGCCACCACTTTCTGCTGTGTAACTGCCAAGGGGGAATACCTGGGGGGAGCCATAGCTCCGGGAATTGGAATTTCTACCGAAGCATTATACACAAAAGCATCAAAACTGCCACGTGTGGAATTATCCAAGCCTAGCTCTATCATTGGTAAAAACACCATAACTGCCATGCAAGCTGGCATTATTTATGGCTTTGCAGGTCAAGTTGAATTCATTGTAAGACGTATGAAAAAGGAAATGAGCACCGAGACTCAAGTCATTGCCACCGGAGGACTAGCGGAGGTTATGAGTCAAGAAACCTCGGTCATTGACAAAGTAAATCCAATTTTAACACTACAGGGACTGAAAATCATATACGATCGTAATCAACCGCATATTGGAACAGGGTACCATCTTATTGCGGATCGGTCTCGTTAG
- the tlp gene encoding small acid-soluble spore protein Tlp translates to MAKPDNRNDNVEKLQEMVQDTIENLEEAHETLQNNSLSRDQRQAIMEKNKRREESIRSFRNEIKDEYQDLH, encoded by the coding sequence TTGGCTAAACCCGATAATAGAAATGACAATGTTGAGAAGCTCCAGGAGATGGTTCAAGATACCATTGAAAATTTAGAGGAAGCCCATGAAACTCTGCAAAACAATTCATTAAGTAGAGATCAAAGGCAAGCAATTATGGAAAAGAACAAAAGGCGTGAAGAAAGTATTCGTTCTTTTAGAAATGAAATAAAGGATGAATATCAGGACCTTCATTAA
- a CDS encoding IS4 family transposase codes for MDKDTSKSTYNQLFQAIYNEKFLSNVKESEVDAYTKKLTVVKLIQMISYAQLEQLKGLRHISNSLNNDNFRSAVGLDSISASQLSRKLRELSPELIQSLFSDIVHQFGTQIGFKSIRHELGRIYLIDSSTISLCLSRYRWAEFRKTKSGVKLHLRIQLFEQGVLPDKAIIKPAKPADKTQMDALVVEEDALNVFDRGYLDYKKFDKYCNNGTRFVSRLKSNAIVETLEEFPTNPDSLIKKDQKVILGKDGITKMQYPLRLIETEDTEGKPVIIITNDYELSAEEISYIYRYRWQIELFFKWIKQHLCVKHFYGLSQQAVENQLLIALITYCLMILLKMKTGYEGPLLKIKMLLSTCLYIEFSEFVRKLQLKSGQSSRGRRCIDHEKVYNITLVQVLQGEAEHLDDLTYDPIIA; via the coding sequence ATGGACAAGGATACCAGTAAATCCACATATAATCAACTATTTCAAGCAATTTATAATGAAAAATTTTTAAGCAATGTCAAAGAATCAGAAGTTGATGCTTACACGAAGAAGTTAACCGTTGTCAAACTAATTCAAATGATTTCCTATGCACAGTTAGAGCAACTTAAAGGTCTACGCCATATCAGTAACAGCTTGAACAATGATAATTTTAGATCAGCAGTAGGTTTAGATTCAATTAGTGCTTCACAGTTATCCCGTAAATTAAGAGAGTTATCTCCTGAATTAATTCAGTCTCTGTTTTCTGATATAGTCCATCAGTTTGGAACCCAAATCGGTTTTAAATCCATAAGGCATGAATTAGGTCGTATTTATCTGATAGACTCTTCAACCATAAGCCTTTGTCTTTCCCGATATAGATGGGCAGAGTTCAGAAAAACCAAAAGCGGAGTTAAATTACACCTCCGTATCCAACTGTTTGAACAAGGGGTTCTACCAGACAAAGCAATAATTAAACCGGCCAAACCTGCTGACAAAACACAAATGGATGCCTTGGTTGTAGAAGAAGATGCCCTAAACGTTTTTGACCGTGGCTACCTGGATTACAAGAAATTCGACAAATATTGTAATAACGGTACCAGATTTGTTAGTCGTCTAAAGAGTAATGCAATAGTTGAAACATTAGAGGAATTTCCAACAAACCCAGATAGCTTAATCAAAAAAGACCAAAAGGTAATCTTAGGCAAAGACGGCATAACCAAGATGCAATACCCCTTGCGGCTAATAGAAACAGAGGATACCGAAGGTAAGCCTGTAATTATCATTACCAATGACTATGAGTTAAGTGCCGAGGAAATAAGCTATATATATCGCTACCGCTGGCAAATCGAATTATTCTTTAAGTGGATCAAACAACATCTCTGTGTAAAACACTTCTATGGTCTAAGCCAGCAGGCTGTGGAAAACCAATTACTGATAGCGCTGATTACCTACTGTTTAATGATATTGCTTAAAATGAAAACCGGTTACGAGGGTCCGTTACTAAAAATTAAGATGTTGCTTAGCACATGCCTTTACATAGAATTCTCTGAGTTTGTACGAAAACTCCAGCTCAAGTCAGGCCAAAGTTCAAGAGGACGACGGTGTATAGACCATGAAAAAGTCTACAACATTACGTTAGTACAGGTACTACAAGGTGAGGCAGAACACCTGGATGATCTAACTTACGACCCGATAATAGCTTAG
- a CDS encoding late competence development ComFB family protein: MIKNYIELAVEDMLDDVFIKYAAKNPGTCTCPRCRLDVMAIALNNLPTRYVVTDEGGIYTKVAMEQVGGRAQVVAAILNGIQIVQKNPRH, encoded by the coding sequence ATGATCAAAAATTATATTGAACTAGCCGTAGAAGATATGTTGGATGATGTATTTATTAAATATGCAGCAAAAAACCCCGGCACTTGCACTTGCCCAAGATGCCGTTTAGATGTTATGGCAATTGCCCTTAACAATCTGCCAACGCGCTATGTGGTAACCGACGAGGGGGGAATCTATACTAAGGTGGCTATGGAACAAGTGGGGGGACGGGCCCAGGTTGTTGCAGCAATTCTAAATGGTATTCAGATTGTCCAAAAGAATCCAAGACATTAA
- a CDS encoding MFS transporter, producing MIACWVLYVKPVTKDMGFTRSTFGICNTIFSGVTVFLSPYLGKWLAKKNTRLIHTICVVGLATSYASFALAQNITHFYISAIFMGAFSCGAVALPVSIVITNWFAKKRGLAISIALAGSGFGGAIISPTMADIIQNYGWRTSYLVFAAAMLIICLPMMFLIKKSPETMGLKAYGADEVAETAQKTAVPKFELNMTLGEVKKTMVSSGSIYLACFAFAL from the coding sequence GTGATTGCATGTTGGGTTCTTTACGTTAAACCTGTTACTAAGGACATGGGTTTTACCAGAAGCACATTTGGCATATGTAACACCATCTTTTCGGGAGTAACCGTGTTCCTATCACCTTATTTGGGCAAATGGCTGGCCAAAAAGAATACTCGGCTAATTCATACTATCTGTGTTGTTGGTCTGGCGACCTCCTACGCTAGCTTTGCTTTAGCACAAAATATTACCCATTTTTATATAAGTGCTATCTTTATGGGTGCATTTTCCTGCGGTGCAGTAGCTTTGCCGGTTTCTATTGTCATTACCAACTGGTTTGCTAAGAAAAGAGGTTTGGCTATTAGTATTGCCCTTGCAGGCAGCGGTTTCGGTGGTGCTATTATCAGTCCCACAATGGCAGATATAATCCAAAATTATGGTTGGAGAACGTCTTACCTTGTATTTGCTGCTGCTATGCTAATAATCTGTTTGCCCATGATGTTCTTAATAAAAAAATCCCCTGAAACTATGGGTCTTAAGGCCTACGGAGCGGACGAGGTTGCCGAGACTGCCCAAAAGACGGCAGTCCCCAAATTTGAGCTTAACATGACCCTTGGGGAAGTAAAAAAAACCATGGTTTCTTCTGGATCTATTTATTTGGCATGTTTTGCCTTTGCTTTGTAG
- a CDS encoding 6-phosphofructokinase, giving the protein MIKRVAVLTGGGDAPGLNAVIRAIVKTAIREYGVEVIGFRDGFKGVMEKLVTPLSEREVSGILPRGGTILGTTNRDNPFHFQVGEGVYEDRSDQCIDIINQYADALIIIGGDGSLSIGFELAQKGLNIVGCPKTIDNDLAVGEAKTFGFDTAYAFATEALDRLHSTAESHHRIIVLEVMGRYAGHIALHSGIAGGADIILLPEIPFSYDNIIKKLEERQNQNKRFSLVVVAEGAKTREGELVVQNYVSQSPDPIRLGGIGEVVAKELERLTGIECRVTVLGHLQRGGSPTPHDRILATRYGVAAMDLVAQGKFGSVVALAGDSLKPIPLAEVAKGIRKVNTAGDLLKCAKKIGISFGD; this is encoded by the coding sequence ATGATTAAACGTGTAGCTGTACTTACCGGAGGGGGTGATGCCCCGGGCCTTAACGCAGTTATCCGAGCCATCGTCAAAACTGCCATTCGGGAATATGGTGTAGAAGTTATTGGTTTTCGCGACGGGTTTAAAGGAGTTATGGAAAAACTTGTGACTCCACTCTCAGAGCGGGAGGTGTCTGGTATATTACCCCGAGGTGGCACCATTCTTGGTACCACGAACCGCGATAACCCCTTTCATTTCCAAGTTGGCGAAGGAGTATATGAAGATCGATCCGACCAATGCATCGATATTATTAATCAGTATGCAGATGCATTAATTATCATAGGTGGAGATGGATCTCTGTCCATTGGCTTTGAGCTAGCCCAAAAGGGATTAAATATTGTGGGATGTCCTAAGACCATTGATAATGATTTAGCAGTGGGAGAAGCCAAGACCTTTGGATTTGACACCGCCTATGCCTTTGCCACAGAAGCCCTGGACAGATTACACTCCACAGCAGAATCCCACCACCGTATTATTGTATTGGAAGTCATGGGCCGCTATGCAGGCCATATAGCACTGCATTCGGGTATTGCAGGGGGAGCTGATATCATCCTGCTTCCAGAAATCCCCTTTAGCTACGACAATATTATAAAGAAATTAGAAGAGCGACAGAATCAGAATAAGCGGTTTAGTCTAGTGGTGGTGGCAGAAGGGGCTAAAACTCGGGAAGGGGAACTGGTGGTACAAAATTATGTATCCCAAAGTCCAGATCCCATTCGTCTGGGGGGCATTGGAGAAGTTGTGGCTAAGGAGTTGGAGAGGCTAACCGGCATTGAATGTCGTGTTACAGTACTGGGACATTTGCAGAGGGGAGGCAGTCCAACCCCCCATGATCGCATTCTTGCCACCCGATATGGCGTTGCTGCCATGGACCTTGTTGCTCAGGGCAAATTTGGTTCAGTGGTAGCGCTGGCCGGTGATAGTCTAAAACCTATCCCCTTAGCTGAAGTTGCCAAGGGCATAAGAAAGGTTAATACCGCAGGTGATTTACTGAAGTGTGCCAAAAAAATTGGTATATCCTTTGGTGATTAG
- a CDS encoding D-alanine--D-alanine ligase, whose amino-acid sequence MALRIGVLCGGRSAEREVSLRSGEAVYQALMAAGYNDVVKIDVGYDLVEQLKGNEIQVAFLALHGKYGEDGTIQGLLEMLDIPYTGSGVLASALAINKIATKKIFKMEGIPTPAFSVITKKEVEDKSLQEAALRAIKEVGVPAVVKANTQGSTIGITFVHVKEKMAEAIESALKYDQDVLVEQFVAGTEVTASVLGNNSPEALPLIEITSVTGVYDYQSKYTPGMSDHIIPPRLPQDIQEKIKELAIKSFLSLGCRGLGRIDFIIRDNQPYALEVNTLPGMTATSLFPDAANYAGISFPELTDRLIKLALEQ is encoded by the coding sequence TTGGCATTGCGTATAGGAGTTTTATGCGGTGGACGTTCCGCAGAAAGAGAGGTTTCCTTAAGGAGTGGTGAAGCAGTTTATCAAGCTTTAATGGCAGCAGGCTACAATGATGTAGTAAAAATAGATGTAGGTTATGATTTAGTAGAGCAGTTAAAGGGAAATGAGATTCAAGTTGCATTTTTAGCTCTCCATGGAAAATATGGTGAAGATGGCACCATTCAAGGCCTGCTGGAAATGCTGGACATTCCATATACTGGGAGTGGGGTACTTGCCAGTGCTTTAGCTATCAACAAAATAGCTACAAAAAAAATATTTAAGATGGAAGGAATACCAACGCCTGCCTTTTCGGTGATAACAAAAAAAGAAGTGGAGGATAAAAGCTTACAAGAAGCTGCCCTTCGAGCAATAAAAGAGGTGGGTGTGCCAGCAGTGGTTAAAGCGAATACCCAAGGCTCCACCATCGGTATTACATTTGTTCATGTGAAAGAAAAAATGGCTGAGGCCATTGAATCTGCCTTAAAGTATGACCAAGATGTACTGGTGGAACAGTTTGTTGCAGGGACTGAAGTTACAGCCTCGGTTCTAGGCAATAATAGCCCTGAAGCTTTACCTTTGATCGAAATCACCTCTGTAACTGGAGTCTATGATTATCAATCCAAATACACACCTGGCATGAGTGATCATATCATACCACCACGGTTACCCCAAGATATTCAGGAAAAAATAAAGGAACTGGCCATTAAAAGTTTTTTATCCCTTGGGTGTAGGGGACTTGGCCGCATAGACTTTATTATAAGAGATAATCAACCCTACGCTCTTGAGGTTAATACCTTACCGGGCATGACCGCAACCAGTTTGTTCCCTGATGCTGCAAATTATGCAGGAATAAGTTTCCCAGAATTAACAGATCGTCTGATTAAACTGGCTTTGGAACAATAA
- a CDS encoding glycosyltransferase family 4 protein, which produces MRIGIFTDSYKPYISGVVRSIELFTSEFEQMGHEVIIFSPNYPGVEKEKNVYRFPSVPSLAHDDFYLALPFSWGLKNFIKEKPLDIVHVHSPFILGRLGARLAKRMGIPLVFTYHTLYDQYTHYVPLGKDFSKQITRKMCVNFCNRCHLVITPTEIISHHIKNMGVTSPVNWLPTGIDLSEFSNSDRHWLKNTYKINPHDIVMLFVGRAGKEKNIPFIIKSFSLVHKQHPHTKLFLVGEGPELDNLKNLVKSLQLEDSVIWTGKLQREELIKAYCGADLFVFGSLTETQGLVIAEAKAAGLPVIAVDAFGVSNMVSHEEDGFLVQPDIQMFYQKITQLINNPDLRRKMSTNALRNVQKISSHQCAKKLENYYNELKIKAMVEKQRKEALL; this is translated from the coding sequence ATGAGAATCGGTATATTTACTGACAGCTACAAACCCTATATTAGCGGAGTTGTACGATCCATAGAGCTTTTTACATCAGAATTTGAACAGATGGGACACGAGGTAATTATTTTTTCCCCCAACTATCCGGGGGTAGAAAAAGAAAAGAATGTCTATCGATTTCCCTCGGTGCCGTCTCTGGCCCATGATGATTTTTACCTTGCCCTGCCTTTTTCATGGGGCTTAAAAAACTTCATTAAAGAGAAACCCCTTGACATTGTACATGTTCATTCACCCTTTATTCTGGGTCGGCTAGGTGCCAGGTTAGCAAAAAGAATGGGTATTCCATTAGTTTTTACCTATCATACGTTATATGACCAATATACCCATTACGTACCCTTGGGTAAAGATTTTAGCAAACAAATTACCCGTAAAATGTGTGTGAATTTTTGCAACCGTTGCCATTTAGTAATCACACCAACTGAAATAATATCTCATCATATCAAAAACATGGGGGTAACATCTCCGGTTAACTGGTTACCCACCGGGATTGATCTATCTGAATTTTCCAACTCAGATAGGCACTGGCTTAAAAATACTTATAAAATAAACCCCCATGATATTGTAATGCTCTTTGTGGGTCGGGCCGGCAAGGAAAAGAATATCCCCTTTATAATTAAAAGTTTTTCACTGGTTCATAAACAACATCCCCACACTAAATTATTCCTAGTAGGAGAGGGTCCTGAATTAGATAACTTGAAAAACCTCGTCAAAAGCCTTCAGCTAGAGGATAGTGTAATATGGACCGGCAAACTACAACGTGAGGAATTAATAAAAGCCTACTGTGGGGCGGATCTGTTTGTATTTGGTTCCTTAACAGAAACCCAGGGATTGGTCATCGCAGAAGCAAAGGCAGCCGGTTTACCAGTAATTGCGGTAGATGCCTTCGGTGTATCCAATATGGTCTCTCATGAAGAAGATGGGTTTTTAGTACAACCAGATATCCAAATGTTTTACCAAAAAATAACACAGCTAATAAACAATCCAGATTTAAGGAGAAAGATGAGTACAAATGCTCTCCGTAATGTACAAAAAATATCTTCCCATCAATGTGCCAAAAAGCTAGAAAACTACTATAATGAGCTTAAAATTAAAGCCATGGTTGAAAAACAAAGGAAAGAAGCTTTGCTATAA
- a CDS encoding monomeric [FeFe] hydrogenase, translated as MNPVSEVTRLRRDIFTRVAHWALNHPLDVPMEMDISQVVKEIIPDGPARYRCCIHKERAIVEERIKIAVGLIQPEHRVTVISEACNGCSLNKYVVTDACQNCVAHPCRNSCPKKAISVIQNRAFIDQNSCVECGKCANACPYNAIIEVTRPCERACALKAIKVDDSRKAVIDHELCASCGLCVTVCPFGAITDHSQMIDVICSLRVSEQPHVAVIAPAIAGQFGLKVSPDQIKAALLKLGFDEVIEAALGADMVAQEEAGEIKLHAEDKKIMLNSCCPAVVKAVSLKLPELKDCISTTLSPMRVTGKLIKERYDNRVITVFIGPCIAKKEEATHGDEIDMVLTFEELAAIFSASELEISSLEPVELKDASPNGRLFARAGGVSTAVRKHLGEMELNVLRVQGLGQCLTTLKTSAKKSDSNFTFIECMACEGGCVGGPGTMVASTVGTRAVEKHAGESIILPK; from the coding sequence ATGAATCCGGTATCGGAAGTGACTAGACTCCGTAGAGATATCTTTACCAGAGTAGCGCACTGGGCTTTAAACCACCCTCTAGATGTACCTATGGAAATGGATATATCTCAAGTTGTAAAAGAAATCATACCGGACGGACCGGCTCGTTATCGTTGTTGCATCCATAAAGAAAGAGCAATTGTGGAAGAACGGATTAAGATTGCTGTGGGCTTGATTCAACCTGAACATCGAGTGACGGTTATATCAGAAGCCTGTAATGGATGTTCGCTAAATAAATATGTAGTAACAGATGCTTGTCAAAACTGTGTGGCACATCCATGCAGAAACAGTTGCCCTAAGAAAGCCATATCAGTAATTCAAAATCGCGCCTTTATTGATCAAAATTCCTGTGTGGAATGTGGGAAATGTGCTAATGCCTGTCCTTATAACGCTATCATTGAGGTTACCCGTCCCTGTGAAAGGGCCTGTGCCCTAAAGGCCATAAAAGTTGATGATTCCCGCAAGGCAGTGATTGACCACGAGTTGTGTGCATCCTGTGGTTTATGCGTCACCGTGTGCCCCTTTGGTGCCATCACAGATCATTCCCAAATGATCGATGTTATATGTTCTCTTAGGGTAAGTGAGCAACCGCATGTGGCCGTGATAGCGCCTGCCATAGCAGGTCAATTTGGTCTAAAGGTTAGTCCCGACCAAATCAAAGCTGCACTTTTGAAATTAGGTTTTGATGAAGTCATTGAAGCTGCTTTAGGGGCAGATATGGTTGCCCAAGAAGAAGCTGGAGAGATTAAACTTCATGCAGAAGATAAAAAAATTATGTTAAACTCATGCTGCCCGGCTGTTGTAAAGGCTGTGTCACTAAAATTACCAGAATTGAAGGATTGTATCTCCACTACCCTATCTCCCATGCGTGTAACTGGCAAACTGATTAAAGAAAGATACGATAATAGAGTAATAACTGTCTTTATAGGTCCTTGTATAGCAAAAAAAGAGGAAGCAACCCATGGTGATGAGATTGATATGGTGTTAACCTTTGAAGAATTAGCGGCAATATTCTCGGCATCTGAATTAGAAATCTCTTCCCTCGAGCCTGTGGAATTAAAGGATGCGTCTCCTAATGGCAGATTATTTGCCAGAGCCGGTGGTGTAAGTACGGCGGTTCGCAAGCATCTGGGAGAAATGGAACTGAATGTTCTGCGGGTGCAAGGTTTAGGACAATGTCTAACAACATTAAAAACCTCTGCAAAAAAATCAGACTCTAATTTTACTTTTATTGAATGTATGGCCTGCGAAGGCGGTTGTGTGGGTGGACCGGGGACGATGGTTGCATCCACAGTGGGAACAAGGGCTGTTGAAAAACATGCTGGAGAAAGTATCATATTACCCAAATAA